One Pseudonocardia abyssalis DNA segment encodes these proteins:
- a CDS encoding TetR/AcrR family transcriptional regulator has protein sequence MTSPGRERRKQATRRALRSAVLELGLTHGLAEVTVEEIAARAGVSPRTFFNYFATKEDAALLDLFTIGDDELDVFAAGPPEGAWTRLRELFAEDVGRVDRDGTDVPRWLALQAGHPALQACQFARFGAFERRLCDAVTTRLGGPDHRLRAEVMAGACITAVRVGLQHRAGAGPGGLVVHVDAAFDLLDPAFA, from the coding sequence GTGACGAGTCCGGGGCGCGAGCGCCGCAAGCAGGCGACCCGGCGCGCCCTGCGGTCGGCGGTGTTGGAGCTCGGTCTCACCCACGGGCTCGCCGAGGTGACCGTCGAGGAGATCGCCGCCCGCGCCGGGGTCTCCCCGCGCACGTTCTTCAACTACTTCGCCACCAAGGAGGACGCCGCGCTCCTCGACCTCTTCACGATCGGCGACGACGAGCTCGACGTGTTCGCCGCCGGTCCCCCCGAGGGGGCGTGGACCCGGCTGCGCGAGCTGTTCGCCGAGGACGTGGGTCGCGTCGACCGGGACGGCACCGACGTCCCGCGCTGGCTGGCGCTGCAGGCCGGGCACCCCGCGCTGCAGGCCTGCCAGTTCGCGAGGTTCGGCGCCTTTGAGCGGCGGCTGTGCGACGCGGTCACCACCCGGCTCGGCGGTCCGGATCACCGGCTCCGCGCCGAGGTCATGGCCGGTGCCTGCATCACGGCGGTGCGGGTCGGCCTGCAGCACCGGGCCGGCGCCGGGCCCGGCGGCCTGGTCGTCCACGTCGACGCCGCGTTCGACCTCCTCGATCCTGCCTTCGCCTGA
- a CDS encoding sugar-binding transcriptional regulator — protein MARGPAQLVLTASVARRYYLDGRSKVEIAEEFALSRFKVARLLEDARTSGLVRIEIRHPGTVDVELSGSLMRALDLQHCVVTDTPDDDPATLREHLGAAAADLLSEIVTPEDVLGLSWARSVSAMANALTELVPVPVVQLTGALARPGADDSSIELVREVARVSGGPAYFFYAPMSVPDAATARVLRGQPEVARAFSLIGSVTIAVAGVGAWEAEQSTLYDATGEAERAELHRRGVCADVSGVLVDATGAPVPAALTERMIGITHEQMRAVPEVIGIVYGDAKVRAVLAAVRGGLVDSLVTHSTMATALIDAARVEAARDL, from the coding sequence ATGGCCCGTGGTCCGGCACAGCTCGTCCTGACCGCGTCGGTGGCGCGGCGCTACTACCTCGACGGCCGGTCCAAGGTCGAGATCGCCGAGGAGTTCGCGCTGAGCCGCTTCAAGGTCGCGCGGCTGCTGGAGGACGCCCGCACGAGCGGCCTGGTCCGGATCGAGATCCGGCACCCCGGCACCGTCGACGTCGAGCTGTCGGGGTCGCTCATGCGTGCGCTGGACCTGCAGCACTGCGTCGTCACCGACACCCCCGACGACGACCCTGCCACCCTGCGCGAGCACCTCGGCGCGGCCGCGGCCGACCTGCTCAGCGAGATCGTCACGCCCGAGGACGTGCTCGGCCTGTCCTGGGCCCGCTCGGTGAGCGCCATGGCCAATGCGCTGACCGAACTCGTGCCCGTCCCGGTCGTGCAGCTCACCGGCGCACTGGCCCGGCCCGGCGCCGACGACAGCTCGATCGAGCTGGTCCGCGAGGTCGCGCGCGTGTCCGGCGGCCCCGCCTACTTCTTCTACGCCCCCATGTCCGTCCCCGACGCCGCCACCGCCCGCGTCCTGCGCGGCCAGCCCGAGGTGGCCAGGGCGTTCTCCCTGATCGGCTCGGTGACGATCGCGGTGGCCGGGGTGGGGGCGTGGGAGGCGGAGCAGTCCACCCTCTACGACGCCACCGGCGAGGCCGAGCGCGCCGAACTGCACCGGCGCGGGGTGTGCGCCGACGTCTCCGGCGTACTGGTGGACGCCACCGGCGCCCCGGTCCCGGCCGCGCTGACCGAGCGGATGATCGGCATCACCCACGAGCAGATGCGGGCCGTGCCGGAGGTGATCGGCATCGTCTACGGCGACGCGAAGGTGCGCGCGGTGCTGGCCGCCGTGCGCGGTGGACTCGTCGACAGCCTGGTCACGCACTCGACGATGGCGACCGCGCTGATCGACGCGGCGAGGGTCGAGGCCGCCCGTGACCTCTGA
- a CDS encoding acyl-CoA dehydrogenase family protein, with amino-acid sequence MAEYAHLGEALGTDFFSVRDQFTGEQWDKFIAVRKFVDDEVLPDIGDYWEKAELPWHLFRRLPELKVVGEDIDGYGAAGMSPMAVGLVHMELHRGDGSLGTFLGVHAGLAMQSIAMCGSEEQKQRWLPSMSTMDKIGAFALTEPNHGSDSIALETTARRDGDHWIIDGSKRWIGNGTIADLVVVWARDTDSGEVKGFVVETPAEGYEASVIQGKVSLRSVWQANIELKGVRVPDENRLENARSFKDCGRVLANTRGICAWMALGHATAGYDAAMRYAMAREQFGKPLASFQIVQQRLVHMLADLTSMQLYCMQLGRLADAGRLSPTVAGLAKMHNTRTARKILSESRDLLGGNGILLEHHVVRHWADIEAIHTFEGTETMQTLIVGRDITGLGAFA; translated from the coding sequence ATGGCCGAATACGCGCACCTCGGTGAGGCACTGGGTACCGACTTCTTCTCCGTCCGCGACCAGTTCACCGGCGAGCAGTGGGACAAGTTCATCGCGGTGCGCAAGTTCGTCGACGACGAGGTGCTGCCCGACATCGGCGACTACTGGGAGAAGGCCGAGCTGCCGTGGCACCTGTTCCGGAGGCTGCCCGAGCTGAAGGTCGTCGGCGAGGACATCGACGGCTACGGCGCGGCCGGGATGAGCCCGATGGCCGTCGGGCTCGTGCACATGGAGCTGCACCGCGGCGACGGCTCGCTCGGCACGTTCCTCGGCGTGCACGCGGGGCTGGCGATGCAGTCCATCGCGATGTGCGGGTCGGAGGAGCAGAAGCAGCGCTGGCTGCCGTCGATGTCGACGATGGACAAGATCGGCGCGTTCGCGCTCACCGAGCCGAACCACGGCTCCGACTCGATCGCGCTGGAGACCACGGCCCGCCGCGACGGTGACCACTGGATCATCGACGGCTCCAAGCGCTGGATCGGCAACGGCACCATCGCCGACCTGGTCGTCGTGTGGGCCCGCGACACCGACTCCGGCGAGGTCAAGGGGTTCGTCGTGGAGACCCCGGCCGAGGGCTACGAGGCCAGCGTCATCCAGGGCAAGGTGTCGCTGCGCTCGGTGTGGCAGGCGAACATCGAGCTGAAGGGCGTGCGCGTCCCGGACGAGAACCGGCTGGAGAACGCGCGCTCGTTCAAGGACTGCGGACGGGTGCTCGCCAACACCCGCGGCATCTGCGCGTGGATGGCGCTGGGCCACGCGACCGCGGGCTACGACGCCGCGATGCGCTACGCGATGGCGCGCGAGCAGTTCGGCAAGCCGCTGGCGTCGTTCCAGATCGTGCAGCAGCGGCTCGTCCACATGCTCGCCGACCTCACCTCGATGCAGCTCTACTGCATGCAGCTCGGCCGCCTGGCCGACGCCGGGCGGCTCTCGCCGACCGTCGCCGGGCTGGCCAAGATGCACAACACCCGCACCGCCCGGAAGATCCTCTCCGAGTCCCGCGACCTGCTGGGCGGCAACGGGATCCTGCTGGAGCACCACGTCGTGCGGCACTGGGCCGACATCGAGGCCATCCACACGTTCGAGGGCACCGAGACGATGCAGACCCTGATCGTCGGGCGCGACATCACCGGGCTCGGCGCGTTCGCCTAG
- a CDS encoding acetoacetate decarboxylase family protein produces the protein MATLLDDGSWEIQGRRLGFPVRIGEASAACATYLVRTAGVRALLTGTGLEPVSVAGRTPLFLVLVDYRINDLGDYDEAGVAFLVRHRGRTGPYVHQLPVTQTFTMEAGRALWGLPKWLARAELSIDGADATCRLADVDGRHVLTTAIHAALRLPFTLPGTITALAPHDGGVLASPVRARIGGLRVGRGASVVLGSGHPMADELRALGLPRRPLATVVAGRVAFDMDPATTQPR, from the coding sequence ATGGCGACGCTCCTCGACGACGGCAGCTGGGAGATCCAGGGCAGGCGGCTCGGGTTCCCCGTCCGGATCGGCGAGGCCTCCGCGGCCTGCGCCACGTACCTGGTCCGGACGGCGGGCGTGCGCGCGCTGCTCACCGGCACCGGGCTGGAGCCGGTCTCGGTCGCCGGGCGGACGCCGCTGTTCCTGGTGCTCGTCGACTACCGCATCAACGACCTGGGCGACTACGACGAGGCCGGCGTCGCGTTCCTCGTCCGCCACCGCGGGCGGACCGGCCCGTACGTCCACCAGCTGCCGGTGACGCAGACGTTCACGATGGAGGCGGGCCGCGCGCTGTGGGGGCTGCCGAAGTGGCTCGCCCGCGCGGAGCTGTCGATCGACGGGGCCGACGCCACCTGCCGCCTCGCCGACGTGGACGGCCGGCACGTCCTCACCACCGCGATCCACGCGGCGCTGCGGCTGCCGTTCACGCTGCCCGGCACGATCACCGCGCTCGCCCCGCACGACGGCGGCGTGCTGGCGTCACCCGTGCGGGCACGGATCGGCGGCCTCCGGGTCGGGCGGGGGGCGTCGGTGGTGCTGGGGTCCGGGCACCCGATGGCCGACGAGCTGCGCGCACTCGGCCTGCCCCGCCGCCCGCTCGCCACCGTCGTCGCCGGCCGGGTGGCGTTCGACATGGACCCGGCGACGACCCAGCCCCGCTGA
- a CDS encoding alpha/beta hydrolase translates to MTETRDRVEGTLPGVGGVELFWRGRLPEGEPTGVLLVCHGLGEHSGRYGSVEDALVPDGWAVYGLDHRGHGRSTGRRAHLDRYSDWLTDFDAFRLHVAARHPGLPLFLLGHSMGGQIALAYALDHGAGLAGLVLSAPALASNAVPKAAVPVLKLLARVTPTLRPAGIDPTKVSKDTAVVADYLGDPLVHHGHPTLGLSAALFAQFDVLPRRARELRMPVLVQHGTADVLTDPAGTRTLEPEIGSPDSTVRWYEGLWHEIYHEPEREKPLADLRDWLAAHR, encoded by the coding sequence GTGACGGAGACACGGGATCGGGTCGAGGGCACGCTGCCCGGCGTCGGCGGCGTCGAGCTGTTCTGGCGGGGGCGGTTGCCGGAGGGGGAGCCGACCGGTGTCCTGCTCGTCTGCCACGGCCTCGGCGAGCACTCGGGCCGCTACGGCAGCGTCGAGGACGCGCTCGTGCCCGACGGCTGGGCGGTCTACGGACTCGACCACCGCGGCCACGGCCGGTCGACGGGCCGCCGTGCCCACCTCGACCGCTACTCCGACTGGCTCACCGATTTCGACGCGTTCCGCCTGCACGTCGCCGCGCGCCACCCCGGCCTGCCGCTGTTCCTGCTCGGACACAGCATGGGCGGGCAGATCGCCCTCGCCTACGCCCTCGACCACGGCGCCGGACTCGCCGGTCTCGTGCTCTCGGCGCCCGCACTGGCCAGCAACGCCGTCCCAAAGGCAGCCGTCCCGGTCCTGAAGCTCCTGGCCAGGGTGACGCCGACGCTGCGCCCGGCCGGCATCGACCCGACGAAGGTCAGCAAGGACACCGCCGTCGTCGCCGACTACCTGGGCGACCCGCTCGTGCATCACGGCCATCCGACGCTCGGCCTGTCCGCTGCCCTGTTCGCGCAGTTCGACGTGCTGCCCCGCCGGGCCCGCGAGCTGCGGATGCCGGTGCTGGTCCAGCACGGCACGGCCGACGTGCTCACCGATCCGGCCGGCACCCGCACGCTGGAGCCGGAGATCGGCTCCCCGGACAGCACGGTGCGCTGGTACGAGGGCCTGTGGCACGAGATCTACCACGAGCCCGAGCGCGAGAAGCCCCTCGCCGACCTGCGCGACTGGCTCGCCGCCCACCGCTGA
- a CDS encoding glycosyltransferase, translating into MPIAVVALDTRGGVQPYAALALGLQEAGHEVRMVAPAEFTPWLAGMGLDVHAAGAVTAMGAVRP; encoded by the coding sequence GTGCCGATCGCCGTCGTCGCCCTCGACACCCGGGGCGGGGTCCAGCCCTACGCCGCGCTCGCCCTCGGGCTGCAGGAGGCGGGCCACGAGGTCCGGATGGTGGCCCCCGCCGAGTTCACGCCGTGGCTGGCCGGGATGGGTCTCGACGTGCACGCGGCGGGCGCCGTCACCGCGATGGGTGCAGTGCGACCCTGA
- a CDS encoding cysteine dioxygenase: MLLHAPRRIVAPISLGLTDLVGLTQRVAAEVRAGDHEVVIDPERRWYQRIQGDDFVDVWLISWATEQNAELHDHAGSFGALTVVSGALTETRWTAGGLRSRKLRAGRSVGFGLGHVHDVANPSPTPAVSVHAYSPPLTAMSYYAPDPGGEIPRLRRTRSVLVEAGTPEGIG, translated from the coding sequence GTGCTGCTGCACGCCCCTCGCCGCATCGTCGCACCCATCTCACTCGGCCTCACCGATCTCGTCGGCCTGACGCAGCGCGTCGCCGCCGAGGTCCGCGCAGGCGACCACGAGGTCGTCATCGACCCGGAGCGCCGCTGGTACCAACGCATCCAGGGCGACGACTTCGTGGACGTCTGGCTGATCAGCTGGGCCACCGAGCAGAACGCCGAGCTGCACGACCACGCCGGCTCGTTCGGCGCACTGACGGTGGTCTCGGGCGCCCTCACCGAGACCCGCTGGACGGCGGGCGGCCTGCGCAGCCGGAAGCTGCGGGCCGGACGCAGCGTCGGGTTCGGTCTGGGGCACGTGCACGACGTCGCCAACCCGTCGCCGACGCCCGCGGTGAGCGTGCACGCCTACTCACCCCCGCTCACGGCGATGTCGTACTACGCCCCCGACCCGGGCGGGGAGATCCCGCGGCTGCGGCGGACCCGGAGCGTCCTCGTCGAGGCCGGCACCCCGGAGGGGATCGGATGA
- a CDS encoding ABC transporter substrate-binding protein — protein MRRVRAVLLALAVLATSSCAGWGGSVGGGGPDSINVLMVNNPQMVDLQRLTAENFTRETGITVNFTVLPENDVRDKISQEFSSQAGQYDVATLSNFEVPIYARSGWIAPMDEFIANDPGFDQDDILAPMVTSLTGDDGQVYGQPFYGESSFLMYRRDVLEQAGIAMPANPTWPEVADIAARVDGVQPGMAGICLRGQPGWGQVFAPLTTVVNTFGGTWFTEDWQAHVDSPEFTEAVQFYVDLVREHGETGAPQAGFTECLNNLIQGNVAMWYDATSAAGSLEAEGSPVRGLIGYAPAPVVETDSAGWLYAWSWGIQSASERKDAAWQFVSWASGKDYERLVGEQVGWSSVPAGKRASTYEIPEYLAEAGAFAEQTRAAIESADPLDPGVQPRPAIGIQFVGIPEFPDLGTQVSQQISSAIAGQVSVPDALERGQQLADDVAERYRSREEGS, from the coding sequence ATGAGGCGTGTTCGAGCGGTACTGCTCGCTCTTGCCGTGCTGGCGACGAGTTCGTGCGCAGGATGGGGCGGGTCGGTCGGCGGGGGCGGGCCCGACAGCATCAACGTGCTGATGGTCAACAACCCGCAGATGGTCGACCTGCAGAGGTTGACGGCGGAGAACTTCACCCGCGAGACCGGCATCACCGTCAACTTCACGGTGCTCCCGGAGAACGACGTCCGCGACAAGATCAGCCAGGAGTTCTCCAGCCAGGCCGGGCAGTACGACGTGGCCACGCTGAGCAACTTCGAGGTCCCGATCTACGCCCGCAGCGGCTGGATCGCGCCGATGGACGAGTTCATCGCGAACGACCCGGGCTTCGACCAGGACGACATCCTCGCCCCGATGGTCACCTCGCTGACCGGCGACGACGGTCAGGTCTACGGCCAGCCCTTCTACGGCGAGTCCTCGTTCCTCATGTACCGCCGCGACGTGCTGGAGCAGGCAGGGATCGCCATGCCGGCCAACCCGACGTGGCCCGAGGTCGCCGACATCGCGGCCCGCGTCGACGGGGTCCAGCCCGGCATGGCGGGCATCTGCCTGCGCGGGCAGCCCGGCTGGGGGCAGGTGTTCGCGCCGCTCACCACCGTCGTCAACACCTTCGGCGGCACCTGGTTCACCGAGGACTGGCAGGCGCACGTCGACAGCCCGGAGTTCACCGAGGCCGTGCAGTTCTACGTCGACCTCGTCCGCGAGCACGGTGAGACCGGTGCCCCGCAGGCCGGGTTCACCGAGTGCCTCAACAACCTCATCCAGGGCAACGTCGCGATGTGGTACGACGCCACGTCGGCGGCGGGGTCGCTGGAGGCCGAGGGTTCGCCCGTCCGCGGCCTGATCGGCTACGCCCCCGCCCCGGTCGTCGAGACCGACTCCGCCGGCTGGCTCTACGCCTGGTCGTGGGGCATCCAGTCGGCCAGCGAGCGCAAGGACGCGGCCTGGCAGTTCGTCTCCTGGGCCTCGGGCAAGGACTACGAGCGGCTCGTCGGCGAGCAGGTCGGCTGGTCGTCGGTGCCCGCGGGCAAGCGGGCCTCGACCTACGAGATCCCGGAGTACCTCGCCGAGGCCGGGGCGTTCGCCGAGCAGACGCGCGCGGCGATCGAGTCGGCCGACCCGCTCGACCCCGGCGTCCAGCCGCGGCCCGCGATCGGCATCCAGTTCGTCGGCATCCCGGAGTTCCCGGACCTGGGGACGCAGGTGTCGCAGCAGATCAGCTCGGCGATCGCGGGGCAGGTGAGCGTGCCGGACGCGCTGGAACGCGGCCAACAGCTCGCCGACGACGTGGCGGAGCGGTACCGGTCCCGGGAGGAGGGGTCATGA
- a CDS encoding TIGR03560 family F420-dependent LLM class oxidoreductase, protein MDYSLWPSAAVPWSDVLAGAEYAERTGWHGVWIADHFMPNRDDVSGPVHECLALLTGIAVRTERVRIGSMVLGNTYRHPAVVAKQAATLDEMSGGRFVLGIGAGWQVNEHEAYGIELPPVRERLARFDEACQVITGLLARERTTFDGTHYRLADAPLEPKPARLPVLIGAAGEKVALGIVARHADEWNHWGLPDLAAHKGRVFAEHCARIDRDPSTVRRTAQAMLEIVEPDDVEAQERRARLEAAGRPVIMGSAAEVLDVVARYPAAGIDELLVPDMLLGTGARREDALERLRTEVLTRI, encoded by the coding sequence ATGGACTACTCCCTCTGGCCGAGCGCGGCCGTCCCCTGGTCCGACGTCCTCGCGGGCGCCGAGTACGCCGAGCGCACCGGCTGGCACGGCGTGTGGATCGCCGACCACTTCATGCCCAACCGCGACGACGTCTCCGGCCCGGTGCACGAGTGCCTCGCGCTGCTGACCGGGATCGCGGTGCGCACCGAGCGGGTCCGGATCGGCTCGATGGTGCTCGGCAACACCTACCGGCATCCGGCGGTCGTCGCGAAGCAGGCCGCCACGCTCGACGAGATGAGCGGCGGCCGGTTCGTCCTCGGGATCGGCGCGGGCTGGCAGGTCAACGAGCACGAGGCGTACGGCATCGAGCTCCCGCCGGTCCGCGAACGGCTGGCCCGGTTCGACGAGGCCTGCCAGGTGATCACGGGGTTGCTCGCCCGGGAGCGCACGACGTTCGACGGCACCCACTACCGGCTCGCCGACGCCCCTCTGGAGCCGAAGCCCGCCCGGCTGCCGGTCCTGATCGGGGCGGCGGGGGAGAAGGTCGCGCTCGGGATCGTCGCCCGGCACGCCGACGAGTGGAACCACTGGGGCCTGCCGGACCTCGCCGCGCACAAGGGCCGGGTGTTCGCCGAGCACTGCGCGCGGATCGACCGTGATCCGTCGACGGTGCGGCGCACGGCCCAGGCGATGCTCGAGATCGTCGAACCGGACGACGTCGAGGCGCAGGAGCGGCGGGCCCGGCTGGAGGCCGCGGGCCGTCCGGTGATCATGGGGTCGGCCGCCGAGGTGCTCGACGTGGTGGCGCGCTACCCCGCCGCGGGGATCGACGAGCTCCTCGTGCCGGACATGCTGCTGGGCACGGGCGCCCGCCGCGAGGACGCACTCGAACGCCTGCGCACCGAGGTGCTCACCCGGATCTGA
- a CDS encoding phosphotransferase enzyme family protein codes for MTSEVPLHGGTANRGRVHRVGDTVRRPLRPTAPAVHALLRHLEDVGFDGAPRVLGVDDDGREVLSYIPGQAVTAPAPPWGLTDAALRSVGRLLRRFHDATAGFDAAPHTWSESPPEPFRVGGIAHNDPNLDNVVFRDGQAVAMIDFDLAAPGDPVWDVAATARLWAPLRAPVDTVDGRRDRELARLRVLVDAYGLDDVGRARLPDAVLGHHDWMTALVGDGARRGVPGFAAYWTPDAAARAARTRTWLEQQRDAITASLL; via the coding sequence GTGACCTCTGAGGTGCCCCTGCACGGCGGCACCGCCAACCGGGGCCGGGTGCACCGCGTCGGCGACACCGTGCGGCGCCCGCTGCGCCCCACCGCCCCCGCGGTGCACGCGCTGCTGCGACACCTCGAGGACGTCGGGTTCGACGGCGCGCCGCGCGTGCTGGGCGTCGACGACGACGGGCGCGAGGTACTCAGCTACATCCCGGGCCAGGCCGTCACCGCACCCGCCCCGCCGTGGGGGCTGACCGACGCGGCCCTGCGCAGCGTCGGACGGCTGCTCCGCCGCTTCCACGACGCCACGGCCGGCTTCGACGCCGCCCCGCACACCTGGTCGGAGTCGCCGCCGGAGCCGTTCCGGGTCGGCGGGATCGCCCACAACGACCCCAACCTCGACAACGTCGTCTTCCGGGACGGCCAGGCCGTCGCGATGATCGACTTCGACCTCGCCGCCCCCGGCGACCCGGTGTGGGACGTCGCGGCGACCGCGCGGCTGTGGGCACCGCTGCGGGCGCCCGTCGACACCGTCGACGGGCGGCGCGACCGCGAGCTGGCCCGGCTGCGGGTCCTCGTCGATGCCTACGGGCTCGACGACGTCGGCCGTGCCCGCCTGCCCGACGCCGTGCTCGGGCACCACGACTGGATGACCGCGCTGGTCGGCGACGGGGCTCGGCGCGGCGTGCCGGGCTTCGCCGCCTACTGGACCCCCGACGCCGCGGCCCGCGCCGCACGCACCCGCACCTGGCTGGAGCAGCAGCGGGACGCGATCACCGCATCCCTGCTCTGA
- a CDS encoding rhodanese-like domain-containing protein — MTTIDALLTAARARLDRPDPQRAAALVADGAILVDTRPGWQRAEEGEIPGVLVIERNHLEWRLDPSSDARIPEAVDHDVTWILFCSEGYSSSLAAASLQDLGLHNATDLDGGYQAWKKEFGPA, encoded by the coding sequence ATGACCACGATCGACGCACTGCTCACCGCCGCACGCGCGCGGCTCGACCGCCCCGACCCGCAGCGTGCGGCCGCGCTCGTGGCCGACGGAGCGATCCTCGTCGACACCCGGCCGGGGTGGCAGCGCGCGGAGGAGGGGGAGATCCCGGGCGTCCTGGTCATCGAGCGCAACCACCTCGAGTGGCGCCTGGACCCCAGCTCCGACGCCCGCATCCCGGAGGCCGTCGACCACGACGTCACCTGGATCCTGTTCTGCTCCGAGGGCTACAGCTCCAGCCTGGCGGCGGCGTCGCTGCAGGACCTCGGTCTGCACAACGCCACCGACCTCGACGGCGGCTACCAGGCGTGGAAGAAGGAGTTCGGTCCCGCCTAG